TGTCTTATTTGGTCTTCATGTTAATGTAAAAACTATCTGAAGGTAGATTTTTAACTCCTTAAACTCTGAAAGAATTTTGTTACTAGAAGACAAGTTTTCTAAGTAACTAGCTGTTGAACAATCTCTGACTGGTAAGATTGGTAAAAGATATTGTGTGTTTGCCACGGAAAGAATTAAGAGAAAGGAAACCAAATACTTGTTTCAAAACCCTCTTGGGAACAATCCGACTAATCTCAATCCAAAAGGGGGCGCTAAGAGTGCCTGTCCTAAACAGTAAGGCCACAATTTagacaatgaaataaaagattttctaGTACAAAACTAGGATAAATAACAATGTTGGATAGATTAAAAACTCCAAAGCCTTCCCTAAGGGAATCTAGGAAAAAGGAATTTAACAAGGATAATGTTCCATTCTTAAgcgcagagggatagggagagagaatctccagcagactccccaagaggagcctgacgcggggctcgatctcacaaccctgagatcatgacctgagccaaaatcaagagtcagacacttaaccaactgagccacccaggtgcccttcaattGGTATTCTATCCTCGACATTGTCTATTTCAAAAAGTTTACTTACACAATGATGTTATTAATAGGGATATGGATCAACTTCACAAAAAAGCCAATGAATCCCATTATAGCAAATCCTATTGCTGTTGCCATGGCAATCTTCTGGAATTCTggatttaaaaacacaaaatttagattattttttgcATTGTCATTCCAAGTATAGGAGAGAAAACTAACAGTGACATAAACAAACATACTAGTGTACATTTCTCCTcatagtaaatatataattttaaattaaacaaaacatgatattaagaaataaattgcttgacagatttttaaattttcgaattttattgatatttaagtACAAAGAAATAAAGTGGCTACCCATGCTAGTGAATCCACCAACAAGCAACAAAATATTCTACCTTcttggggggaaatcggaggggtagacgaaccatgagagatgatggactctgagaaacaaactgagggttctagaggggaggggggtggggggatgggttagcctggtgatggatattgaggagggcacgttctgcatggagcactgggtgttacgcacaaacaatgaatcatggaacactacatctaaaactaatgatgtaatgtatggggattaacataacataaaaaaatttaaaaaaaaaagaaaaccataaaatgatcaccataaaaaaaaaaaattctaccttcTTAGCAAATGAACAgaataccaaaaagaaatgaaacatgaataaaatatacagaatatgttttaaaagttgtTATACTGTTAAAAGTATTAATTATAGAAACACagaacatgactttttttttataaataggtCTGTTGTCTTTGGTATCACAATGAAGCCAGAAATAAAGCTTGAGAGATCAAACTGGGCTGGGCACAATCTTATGTAAATGCTTCCATTTAATGTCATTTCCTCAGGGcgctccccctgccctcctgacTTGGTTAGTCCTATTACGTGCTGTCCAAACTCCTACTTCTCTTCTGTAGTAATTACCACAGCTGTAATTAAAGTGATAATTGCCATTCATGACTGTCTTCCCTGAAAGATTCTAAACTACCCCAGAGCAAGGACTATTCTCTATTACATGGTTTTATGTATTATACTACATATATACTACAATGTAATATATTCTCTATTACATTCCCAGCTCCTAACTTCGGGCAGCACTCAAATGAATAAAGGTAAACAAATTCTGGTGCACCTTTTAACAGATGAATTACGATAAGTAAGAATTTAACTTCCTCGGTTGGACACAACAATACTGTTGATTTCATGTTAAGGTTCTgctcaggggaggaaggggagggggcagcggcGGAGCAGGGAGGACTCCAGAAGATTTCCCAGAGTGGACATGCGGAAGATACTAAAAACTCTGAAGTCATTAACTATGACTGAGGCAAACCTAACATGGAAAATAAGACTGTGATAATATTTCACCATTTGAAAATacataaacagaaaaatctgTATAGTGTAGAAAAGTGTATAAAATTTAGGAAGAAGTGACAGGATTAAAAAgcaataaagcaaaattaatcaCTACAAATGTTGATGGAAATAACGCATGAGTTATTAAACAGGAAGATTTTAATCAAAGAAAAGACGTAGGAAAATGCAAAGATTTAACCTTCCCCCCCATTTTAAAGCTATTACCTTTTCTATCAGGTTTAGTGCATCTTTTAACCAGCCGAATTGAGTCCTTCACAAACTGCCGACTTGGCTCAACAAACTGCATTACCTGATCCATGATGCCTGTGGAGTAAAAGGATACTCACTGGTATTCCTCATCAGAAAGTACTGCTCAGGTATCAAAATGTAAAGGAGACCAGCCATGAATTCATGTCTGAGATGAGTCAATTCCatctcataaaataaaacaaaaaaaaaaatacagattccaagCCTAAACTGACATTATTTTTATACACTCCAGTGAAACATCAGATCAAAGGcaataaaaaaatcacaggtCTTACCTCCGTTTTTACGCTCCTAACGTAACAGGCTAAGTAATTAACCCATCCTCTCCTTACCCACTCTGCGGTCTTCTCATTGTTCCTGCTAAGGAACCAGCAACGTTGGgatccaacaaatattttctatattttatctcAGACGCTCAGAAACCGGTGTCAAGTGCAGTGAGGGCCAACGACGGTGCTGCAAGAGTCTAGACTAGGGCAACGTGGATCTCAATCTGATTGTTCTGAACTATGGCCACACAACACTTTTAGGAAAGAGTCTATTTGTGTGGAATACATCTATAAAATTTTCAGAAGATTAACTAAACCAAGATCCGGATTCTGAGCAGCTCTTACCTATACTCCAAACCTTTAGTCTGCACACACCTGTTAGGAAAACACCACTTATATTTCATCACATAGGTTCTTCTGAGACCTGCATCGCCCAAGAGAGAAACATCATCCAACCCCAGCTTTGAGAGCCACTGGTTATGAAAGACTGAGGCCAATTTACTCCCTGCATCCTACTTTCTCTCTCGTGTTTAGACGAGTGGCCGGGCACATGAACactcaataaatttctgttaaatCAATGAATGAGTCCCACTCTAAGAGCAGCTGGCGGTTCAAATCCCGGTCTATGGAATATAAGCTCTCCGAGCTCCACTTTGCTCACCTAGGGCGGGCAGGCGgtttaaaattctataaacatTCTGAGCCAAGCACGTCGGGTCTGCCTGTTTTCCTAGGAGTTCACTTAACTTAGTTCTTCAAATCCAGTGGCTAAACCTTACAGACGTCCCGAAGAAAGCTAAGGGCTATTTcttcggggtggggggcagcacaAGGCACAACACTGCACTCACTTCCAGCGGAGGGGATCCGGTAACACACCATGATCTCTCGATCCAGAATCTAGACCAATCCTCCCCCTATAGCCCACAGAAAGGGTGGCAGGGCCAGGGCTGAATACAGCTCTTCCGAGACAGGACGCTACCCACAAATCCCCAGAGCCAACCCCGAGGGGGCTCCGGCGGCCGGCCGCTAACTCTTGACTAGAGCACAGAACACACCAACAGCCCCCAACACAGTACGAGCTGCACACAGAGGAGGCCGAGGGCAAACAGCCAGAGAGCCGAAGCCTGGGCCAGGACTTTAAGCGCTGAAGGACCAGAGGCCATCAGAGCCACTCTCCTTCGGGATCTCGGGAGGCCGCGGCCCTGGGACTTTGCTTCCACAGAAGGCCGTGCGAGTAGGTGTGCGGGCAGCTGGAAGCGCCGGACCTCGGTCTCAGACCCTTCTTACCGCCCGCCCAGAGCCTCCCGGCAACACCCACCGGCTCGCCCACGCCCGCCGCCGACAGTCACAAAGGGTTCATCCCCAAGCCCACCACGACACAGAGCCTCACCTGCCAGCCAACGACTCAGACGCCAGCGACACGTAGCACAAGAACGAACTGACCTAGGGCCACCGGAACCGGAAACCGGTTATCTGGCCTCTAGCCCGCCCACCCTTTCGTTCATTGGTCCTTTACGCGGAGACATCAGTGCGCAGGCGCAGCTCGAAGTACGGCTCGGACACGCATCCCGGAAGAGGTCCGCTGCGGCGCTTGGCATAAATAGAGATCAATCAGAACTCTTATTGTTGGTAGGAGTGTAAGATGGTGCGATCTTTTTGGAAAAGGTTTGGCAGTTTGTTATAAAACTAAGCACACATCACCCTATTACCTCATAATTCCAATTTTAGGCATTTACTGaagatacatgaaaatatatcCACCTAAAGACTTGTGCAAGAATATAGCAcgtttatttgtaatagtcaaaaaaAAGTGAAGTGATTCAGGGGTCCATCAAAAGAAGAATAGACAGGAtgatgtatagaaatgttgaatTACTGTATTGTATAACTAAcactaacactgtatgttaactggaattaaaaactttttaaaaagaacatataaacAAAAAGGTACATTTCCACAATTAAATGCTATTACAcaattgagagagaaaaaaaatgtatctatgcAACAATACTGATGAATATCAAAAACCTGGTGAGTGAAATAGGTCTCTGAGAAAGAGTGCATACTTTGCAATTCTGTTTTTAAGGAGTTCTAGGCAAGGTAGAATTAATGTATGGTGAAAACAGTGTTTGGAAGTAACGATTGAGGATAAGGAAACGGGTGAAAATATGTAACTTGACAAGAGTTAGGGTTACACAggtgtcttagttcaggctgcataacaaaataccatagactggatgacttaacccataaatatttatttctcacagttctggaggacaGAAGTCCCAGATTAGGGTGCCCGCATGGTTGGGTTCTTGGTAGAGGACCTCTTCCTTGTTTACAGAGGACTGTCCTCTCTTTATATCCTCACGCAGCTGAGAGAGTGCTAGTCCTTCCCCTTATATGGTACTAATCCCTtcattgggctccaccctcattaCCTAATTACCTCCGAAAGGCCCCACCTCCATCACAGTAGTACTTCAACAAAAGAATGTGTTTGGGGAGTTCAAATGTTCAGTCCATAGTAGCAGGTGTATGCATTTCTCACAGCTCATCAAATAGTACTCTTAAGGTCTCTGCATTCTACTATATGTAAAATTTGCCTCAAAAACTAAAGCACTATAAACAGATATTGAACCCTGGTTAAACAGGAGTGAAGTATACAATTATCTGCAGTTTACTTAGGTAAAAAGGTGGATTCATGGTTTGATAGAGGAATGGATAGGTaagtgataaagcaaatataggAAAGTGTTAATTGCAGACTCTTAGGTGTGGTGGTGTAGGTATTCACTGAACAATTTTTATGTATGAAATCTTTTGTAATATGGGGGAAAGTATAGACAGATCACTAagtcaagttttttttaaattttggtctgACAAATAATGATGAATATAAATTGAAAGTACATgtgatagaaattttaaattgccccttaatttaaaaatatcagtgaaatACTAATGGTGTCATTTGAGATAAGCTGAATTAATGCTCCATTTAGATTCCTGAATCTCtgcctgaaggaaaaaaaagttaaaaacccTGTGTagatagaaaaaattttaaaacatcacattTAAGTAATAAAGCCTCTGGTTAgattaatgaatattttactCAGAGTTTTCATCTTTTGTTCCTTAAAGTAGGAAAATATAACCTTTAATTGCAAATGGGATATatgatattttttacatttattttatttgcaagcAAGATCTCTTTGCTTCTTTGAAGGAGAGTTAAAAATTATAGCTCTACATCTTCCTTTTATAGACTTTCAAAGTGGGTATTGAAAACATATAACTAAAGTTTTCATTGCATAATTTAAgaagttctattttttcttacaaaataataTTGTATCATATGATGTGatagatgtatgtatgtatatatgtctatGTTTAGGAAAAGGCTAATTTAGATTTgctaatgtttaaattttattaccaTTGACAGTTCTTACCAGTTTACATTTTCAaactttaaagttctttttttttttcttaaggtaatAAGATATTTCATAAAGGGATAGTAAAACTCTACCATATCCTGGGTTTTAGGGACGTTCCTACCTTAGAACAAATCCCTGGGAAGCTATGCTTCAGTATCCAAGTGGTGAGAACAAACCCCTGCTGGTTTGGCCCCGCATACAGAAACAAATGCTAGTTACAGAGCTCACCATTTCGATGTTGATGTCACAACAGCTATCCTTGACTTGTGTCAGCTGTGATGTTCTcttatttgtttacttgcttCAACTAGGCTTACGTATTTTTGTTCTCTTAtcttttaattcttctgtaaCATCCTGCCCCTCCTTATTCTCCCAACTCTCTATTTCCTTTTACTAGGCTTCCTTTAAATCCCTCTTCTtgggaatttatattttatttcccctcTAAGATAAATAGTACTTTTATAAGGTAAGAACCACACAACAAAaaggtggggagcagggaagatCTGTGAAGAACCAAGGACCCCATAGCATCTATCTTTTTGTTGTATATTACCTAATCTAAGTATCAGAAACTGGGAAgagctacatttttttaaagggagaaggtGATGCTCAGTAAGTATAATAGACCTACAGTTGGAGTAATACAAAATCATACAAGTGTTACTAGAgctccagaaaaaaattaacgATTGCCCATACAAACAAAGAGTCTTTGGGGcaaaaatattttggagttaAATATGATCAAgtcaaatacagtttttaaagtactttaaagAAGTTATTCTGTCTTAATTCCCCATAAACACAGTAACTAGAATAGGGCAATGAAAATGATTTGAGAGTTTTAGATGGCAAATACTTAATTACCAGCAACCCTACATTGTCAGTTCTAATAAACAATTCTTGTTAGTTCTCTACAGCATTTGACACCATCAGCTACTTCCTCTTGAAACTCTCTGCTACCTTTACTTTAGgataaccaaaaacaaaaacaaaaaggtacTTTCCCGACCATTTCTGAGTCTGCTTCAGAGACTTTATTTCCTGCACTGGTCCTGTAAGGTCAAGATAGGCTAACTGCTCTAACACGCAAACACAACATCTGGTTTAACACCATGTTTATTTCTTGCCCATACCCCATCTAAGGTGGACACAGTCATTTAGCATCTCAGGCTCCTTAAATTGTGTAGTCCTGCCAGTTTCTAGGGCCTTGGGGTCTTCTGGAGCCTCCTTTACATCCAGCCAGGAgatcaaggaagagaaagaatgtggAGGCTTGAGTGAGACTTCAGAGGCCTGA
This genomic window from Halichoerus grypus chromosome 12, mHalGry1.hap1.1, whole genome shotgun sequence contains:
- the SEC61G gene encoding protein transport protein Sec61 subunit gamma, whose product is MDQVMQFVEPSRQFVKDSIRLVKRCTKPDRKEFQKIAMATAIGFAIMGFIGFFVKLIHIPINNIIVGG